The following are encoded together in the Peromyscus maniculatus bairdii isolate BWxNUB_F1_BW_parent chromosome 22, HU_Pman_BW_mat_3.1, whole genome shotgun sequence genome:
- the Clpp gene encoding ATP-dependent Clp protease proteolytic subunit, mitochondrial: MWPRVLLGEARVAAGGYGAVLSRFAVRFSPPCTAGSGSPLQRSLHGTATRAFPLIPIVVEQTGRGERAYDIYSRLLRERIVCVMGPIDDSVASLVIAQLLFLQSESNKKPIHMYINSPGGVVTAGLAIYDTMQYILNPICTWCVGQAASMGSLLLAAGSPGMRHSLPNSRIMIHQPSGGARGQATDIAIQAEEIMKLKKQLYNIYAKHTKQSLQVIESAMERDRYMSPMEAQEFGILDKVLVHPPQDGEDEPELVQKETPTAPADPPAPAST, translated from the exons ATGTGGCCCCGAGTGCTGCTGGGGGAGGCCCGGGTAGCTGCGGGCGGATATGGCGCTGTCTTGTCTCGCTTTGCCGTGCGTTTCTCCCCGCCATGTACTGCTGGGAGCGGCTCACCCCTGCAGAGGAGTCTGCATGGCACTGCTACGCGAGCTTTCCCGCTCATCCCTATAGTTGTGGAACAGACG GGGCGAGGCGAGCGCGCTTATGACATATACTCGAGGCTCCTGCGGGAACGCATCGTGTGCGTCATGGGCCCG ATTGATGACAGTGTCGCCAGCCTGGTCATCGCCCAGCTGCTGTTCTTACAGTCTGAAAGCAACAAGAAACCCATTCACATGTACATCAACAGCCCAG GTGGCGTGGTGACTGCGGGCCTGGCCATCTACGACACGATGCAGTACATTCTGAACCCCATCTGCACGTGGTGTGTTGGACAGGCTGCCAGCATGGGCTCCCTGCTGCTTGCGGCTGGCAGCCCGGGCATGCGCCACTCGCTGCCTAATTCCAGAATCATGATCCACCAGCCCTCCGGAGGGGCCAGG GGCCAAGCCACAGACATCGCCATCCAGGCGGAGGAGATCATGAAGCTGAAAAAGCAGCTATACAACATCTACGCCAAACATACCAAGCAGAGCCTGCAGGTGATCG AGTCGGCCATGGAGAGGGACCGCTACATGAGCCCCATGGAGGCCCAAGAGTTCGGCATCTTGGACAAGGTCCTGGTCCACCCACCTCAGGATGGGGAGGATGAGCCAGAACTGGTACAGAAGGAGACTCCCACAGCACcggctgatcctcctgccccggCCAGTACCTAG
- the Alkbh7 gene encoding alpha-ketoglutarate-dependent dioxygenase alkB homolog 7, mitochondrial produces MAGPGRLAMRALSGCGWVRGSDPAVLSRLRDEAVVRPGFLSQAEEDTLTRELEPQLRRRRYEYDHWDAAIHGFRETEKSRWSDASQAILQRVQAAAFGPDQTLLSLVHVLDLEPRGYIKPHVDSVKFCGSTIAGLSLLSPSVMKLVHTQKPEQWLELLLEPGSLYILRGSARYDFSHEILRDEESFFGEHRVPRGRRISVICRSLPEGVGPGRPGEPPLAC; encoded by the exons ATGGCGGGCCCCGGGCGGCTGGCGATGCGGGCGCTCTCCGGGTGCGGCTGGGTTCGCGGCTCGGACCCCGCAGTGCTCAGCCGCCTGCGCGACGAGGCCGTGGTGCGGCCCGGCTTCCTGAGCCAGGCCGAGGAGGACACGCTGACCCGCGAGCTGGAGCCCCAGCTGCGGCGCCGGCGCTACGAGTACGACCACTGGGACGCG GCCATCCACGGCTTCAGGGAGACGGAGAAATCCCGCTGGTCCGATGCAAGCCAGGCTATCCTGCAGCGGGTTCAGGCGGCTGCCTTTGGCCCTGACCAGACCCTGCTGTCGTTGGTCCACGTATTGGACCTGGAACCTCGGGGCTACATAAAGCCCCATGTTGACAGTGTCAAG TTCTGTGGATCCACCATCGCTGGTCTTTCTCTGCTGTCCCCAAGTGTTATGAAGCTGGTGCACACCCAGAAGCCTGAGCAGTGGCTAGAACTGTTGCTGGAGCCAGGCTCCCTCTACATTCTGAG GGGTTCAGCCCGATACGACTTCTCCCATGAAATCCTTCGAGATGAAGAATCATTTTTTGGGGAGCACCGGGTCCCCCGGGGCCGACGCATCTCAGTGATTTGCCGCTCCCTCCCTGAGGGAGTGGGgccagggaggccaggagagCCACCCCTAGCCTGCTGA
- the Pspn gene encoding persephin has translation MAAGRLMLMFLLLLFVHLGLGWSPGPQGAAAAEDEISSEEMAEAGETWKPHQGNNHVRLPRALAGPCQLWSLTLPVAELGLGYASEEKVIFRYCAGSCPREARTQHSLVLARLRGQGRAHGQPCCQPTSYADVTFLDDRHRWRQLPQLSAAACGCGG, from the exons ATGGCTGCGGGAAGACTGATGCTcatgtttctgctgctgctgttcgtGCACCTGGGCCTCGGCTGGAGCCCTGGTCCTCAAGGGGCTGCAGCGGCAGAAGATGAGATCTCATCTGAGGAgatggcagaggctggagagacctGGAAGCCCCATCAGG GTAACAACCACGTCCGCCTTCCAAGAGCCCTGGCTGGGCCATGCCAGCTGTGGAGCCTGACCCTGCCGGTGGCTGAGCTGGGTCTGGGTTACGCCTCAGAGGAGAAGGTCATCTTCCGGTACTGTGCTGGCAGCTGCCCCCGAGAGGCCCGTACCCAGCACAGCCTGGTGCTGGCCCGGCTGCGAGGGCAGGGTCGAGCCCACGGTCAGCCCTGCTGCCAGCCCACCAGCTACGCTGACGTGACCTTCCTGGACGATCGTCACCGTTGGCGGCAGCTGCCTCAGCTCTCAGCCGCTgcctgtggctgtggtggctag
- the Gtf2f1 gene encoding general transcription factor IIF subunit 1 isoform X1 → MAALGPGSQNVTEYVVRVPKNTTKKYNIMAFNAADKVNFATWNQARLERDLSNKKIYQEEEMPESGAGSEFNRKLREEARRKKYGIVLKEFRPEDQPWLLRVNGKSGRKFKGIKKGGVTENTAYYIFTQCADGAFEAFPVQNWYNFTPLARHRTLTAEEAEEEWERRNKVLNHFSIMQQRRLKDQDQDEEEEEKEKRSRKKPSELRIHDLEDDLEMSSDASEASGEEGSRASKAKKKAPLTKAGRKKKKKKDSDDEAFEDSDDGDFEGQEVDYMSDGSSSSPDETEGKPKVPQQEDGPKGVDEQSESSEESEEEEKPPEEDKEEEEEKKAPTPQEKKRRKDSSDESDSSEDSDIDSETSSALFMAKKKTPPKRERKPSGGSSKGTSRPGTPSVEAASTSSTLRAAASKLEQGKRTAETPAAKRLRMDTAPQSLSGKSTPSSGDVQVTEDAVRRYLTRKPMTTKDLLKKFQTKKTGLSSEQTVNVLAQILKRLNPERKMIGDKMHFSLKE, encoded by the exons GAATACAACCAAAAAGTACAACATAATGGCTTTTAATGCAGCTGATAAAGTCAACTTTGCTACCTGGAACCAG GCCCGGCTGGAGCGAGATTTGAGCAACAAGAAGATCTACcaggaggaggagatgccagAGTCCGGAGCAGGCAGCGAATTCAACCGAAAGCTCCGGGAGGAGGCACGACGGAAGAAGTACGGCATCGTCCTGAAGGAGTTCCGGCCTGAGGACCAGCCCTGGCTGCTCCGGGTCAACGGCAAATCGGGCAGGAA GTTCAAGGGCATAAAGAAGGGCGGAGTGACAGAGAACACAGCCTactacatcttcacacagtgtgctgATGGCGCCTTTGAGGCCTTCCCTGTGCAGAACTGGTACAATTTCACGCCGCTGGCCCGACACCGCACACTCACTGCTGAGGAGGccgaggaggagtgggagag GAGGAACAAGGTCCTGAATCACTTCAGCATCATGCAGCAGCGGCGGCTCAAGGACCAGGAccaggacgaggaggaggaggagaaggagaagcgcAGCCGAAAGAAGCCGAGCGAGCTGCGCATCCATGACCTGGAGGACGACCTGGAGATGTCCTCCGATGCCAGCGAGGCCAGTGGCGAGGAAG GCAGCAGAGCCTCCAAGGCTAAGAAGAAGGCCCCACTGaccaaggcaggcaggaagaagaagaagaagaaggactcGGATGACGAGGCCTTTGAGGACAGCGACGACGGGGACTTCGAGGGCCAGGAGGTGGACTACATGTCAGACGGCTCCAG CAGCTCCCCAGATGAGACAGAGGGCAAGCCCAAAGTGCCGCAGCAGGAGGATGGCCCCAAGG GTGTGGATGAGCAGAGTGAGAGCAGcgaggagagtgaggaggaggagaagccccctgaggaggacaaggaggaggaggaggagaagaaggccCCCACCCCACAGGAGAAGAAACGCCGGAAAG ACAGCAGCGATGAGTCGGACAGCTCTGAGGACAGCGACATTGACAGCGAGacctcctctgccctcttcatGGCG AAGAAGAAGACCCCCCCCAAGAGGGAGCGGAAGCCATCAGGGGGCAGTTCTAAGGGCACCAGTCGGCCAGGAACGCCCAGTGTGGAAGCAGCCAGCACCTCTTCCACTCTGCGGGCTGCAGCCAGCAAGCTGGAGCAGG GGAAGCGGACCGCTGAGACTCCAGCAGCCAAGCGCCTGCGGATGGACACGGCCCCCCAGAGCCTGTCTGGGAAGTCCACCCCCAGCAGCGG TGATGTCCAGGTGACAGAGGATGCTGTGCGCCGCTACCTGACCCGCAAGCCCATGACCACAAAAGACCTGTTGAAAAAGTTCCAGACCAAGAAGACAGGGCTGAGCAGCGAGCAGACCGTGAATGTGCTGGCCCAGATCCTCAAGCGCCTCAACCCTGAGCGCAAGATGATCGGTGACAAGATGCACTTCTCCCTCAAAGAGTGA
- the Gtf2f1 gene encoding general transcription factor IIF subunit 1 isoform X2: MAALGPGSQNVTEYVVRVPKNTTKKYNIMAFNAADKVNFATWNQARLERDLSNKKIYQEEEMPESGAGSEFNRKLREEARRKKYGIVLKEFRPEDQPWLLRVNGKSGRKFKGIKKGGVTENTAYYIFTQCADGAFEAFPVQNWYNFTPLARHRTLTAEEAEEEWERRNKVLNHFSIMQQRRLKDQDQDEEEEEKEKRSRKKPSELRIHDLEDDLEMSSDASEASGEEGSRASKAKKKAPLTKAGRKKKKKKDSDDEAFEDSDDGDFEGQEVDYMSDGSSSPDETEGKPKVPQQEDGPKGVDEQSESSEESEEEEKPPEEDKEEEEEKKAPTPQEKKRRKDSSDESDSSEDSDIDSETSSALFMAKKKTPPKRERKPSGGSSKGTSRPGTPSVEAASTSSTLRAAASKLEQGKRTAETPAAKRLRMDTAPQSLSGKSTPSSGDVQVTEDAVRRYLTRKPMTTKDLLKKFQTKKTGLSSEQTVNVLAQILKRLNPERKMIGDKMHFSLKE, from the exons GAATACAACCAAAAAGTACAACATAATGGCTTTTAATGCAGCTGATAAAGTCAACTTTGCTACCTGGAACCAG GCCCGGCTGGAGCGAGATTTGAGCAACAAGAAGATCTACcaggaggaggagatgccagAGTCCGGAGCAGGCAGCGAATTCAACCGAAAGCTCCGGGAGGAGGCACGACGGAAGAAGTACGGCATCGTCCTGAAGGAGTTCCGGCCTGAGGACCAGCCCTGGCTGCTCCGGGTCAACGGCAAATCGGGCAGGAA GTTCAAGGGCATAAAGAAGGGCGGAGTGACAGAGAACACAGCCTactacatcttcacacagtgtgctgATGGCGCCTTTGAGGCCTTCCCTGTGCAGAACTGGTACAATTTCACGCCGCTGGCCCGACACCGCACACTCACTGCTGAGGAGGccgaggaggagtgggagag GAGGAACAAGGTCCTGAATCACTTCAGCATCATGCAGCAGCGGCGGCTCAAGGACCAGGAccaggacgaggaggaggaggagaaggagaagcgcAGCCGAAAGAAGCCGAGCGAGCTGCGCATCCATGACCTGGAGGACGACCTGGAGATGTCCTCCGATGCCAGCGAGGCCAGTGGCGAGGAAG GCAGCAGAGCCTCCAAGGCTAAGAAGAAGGCCCCACTGaccaaggcaggcaggaagaagaagaagaagaaggactcGGATGACGAGGCCTTTGAGGACAGCGACGACGGGGACTTCGAGGGCCAGGAGGTGGACTACATGTCAGACGGCTCCAG CTCCCCAGATGAGACAGAGGGCAAGCCCAAAGTGCCGCAGCAGGAGGATGGCCCCAAGG GTGTGGATGAGCAGAGTGAGAGCAGcgaggagagtgaggaggaggagaagccccctgaggaggacaaggaggaggaggaggagaagaaggccCCCACCCCACAGGAGAAGAAACGCCGGAAAG ACAGCAGCGATGAGTCGGACAGCTCTGAGGACAGCGACATTGACAGCGAGacctcctctgccctcttcatGGCG AAGAAGAAGACCCCCCCCAAGAGGGAGCGGAAGCCATCAGGGGGCAGTTCTAAGGGCACCAGTCGGCCAGGAACGCCCAGTGTGGAAGCAGCCAGCACCTCTTCCACTCTGCGGGCTGCAGCCAGCAAGCTGGAGCAGG GGAAGCGGACCGCTGAGACTCCAGCAGCCAAGCGCCTGCGGATGGACACGGCCCCCCAGAGCCTGTCTGGGAAGTCCACCCCCAGCAGCGG TGATGTCCAGGTGACAGAGGATGCTGTGCGCCGCTACCTGACCCGCAAGCCCATGACCACAAAAGACCTGTTGAAAAAGTTCCAGACCAAGAAGACAGGGCTGAGCAGCGAGCAGACCGTGAATGTGCTGGCCCAGATCCTCAAGCGCCTCAACCCTGAGCGCAAGATGATCGGTGACAAGATGCACTTCTCCCTCAAAGAGTGA